Proteins encoded in a region of the Zea mays cultivar B73 chromosome 4, Zm-B73-REFERENCE-NAM-5.0, whole genome shotgun sequence genome:
- the LOC100191163 gene encoding Protein MULTIPOLAR SPINDLE 1 (The RefSeq protein has 1 substitution compared to this genomic sequence), whose product MALPKPRPPTPTASAATGTSSSRIDSPSLKAALAMALIHYNRLPGKANATAGTSPPSLLHWKRKAKDRKREILRLREELKVLQDGVRGEEMEPPVASCRCHFFDGCRDLRPQQGGGGGEHWVDEVLRRRFLRLVRWKEKRRRVDRSLPSSSLIDFNSEDEMQQLSMSTDFLVELSDGIFAKSEAGHSFATFSHQAVDFILATLKNILSSEREKDLVGEIIDSLVTRLMKRMCTVPEKLVTSDSGSTGCSDAQFSVQHLFRKLGNDEFFGQRVILVVSQKISNVSERLFLADPFADAFPDMHDNIFIMIQLLEFLISDYMKVWLCCEHINKRLFEECTRSILKARNDLQILENMNGLYVVYIERVVGRLARDVAPAAHQGKLDLEVFSKLLC is encoded by the exons ATGGCTCTTCCCAAACCCCGCCCGCCAACGCCGACGGCGTCAGCGGCCACGGGCACCTCCTCGTCGCGAATAGACTCGCCATCGCTAAAGGCCGCGCTCGCAATGGCTCTCATCCACTACAACCGCCTCCCTGGCAAAGCCAACGCCACCGCGGGCACATCACCCCCGTCTCTCCTCCACTGGAAGCGCAAG GCCAAGGACCGGAAGCGCGAAATCCTCCGCCTCCGCGAGGAGCTCAAGGTCCTCCAAG ATGGGGTGCGCGGGGAGGAGATGGAGCCCCCGGTTGCGTCGTGCCGGTGCCACTTCTTCGACGGGTGCCGGGACCTTCGACCGCAGCAGGGTGGCGGTGGTGGGGAGCACTGGGTTGACGAGGTGCTGAGGAGGAGGTTTCTCAGACTGG TGCGGTGGAAGGAGAAGCGACGGCGAGTGGATCGATCTCTTCCAAGTTCTAGTTTGATCG ATTTCAACAGTGAGGATGAGATGCAGCAGCTCAGCATGTCGACTGATTTCCTGGTGGAGCTATCAGACGGCATTTTTGCCAAA AGTGAAGCTGGCCACTCATTTGCTACATTTTCTCACCAAGCAGTAGATTTCATTTTGG CTACACTGAAGAACATTCTTTCATCGGAAAGGGAAAAAGACTTAGTTGGGGAGATAATCGATAGTTTAGTGACTCGTTTGATGAAAAGGATGTGCACTGTTCCTGAAAAGCTTGTCACATCAGATTCAG GATCAACTGGCTGCTCAGATGCCCAGTTCTCAGTGCAGCACTTATTCCGTAAGTTGGGAAATGATGAATTCATTGGTCAGCGGGTAATCCTTGTAGTTTCTCAAAAGATATCCAACGTATCTGAAAGATTGTTCTTGGCTGATCCGTTTGCTGATGCTTTCCCTGATATGCATGACAATATATTCATCAT GATTCAGTTACTTGAGTTCCTCATATCTGATTACATGAAAGTTTGGCTATGCTGTGAGCATATTAACAAAA GACTTTTTGAAGAATGTACCAGATCTATTCTCAAGGCACGCAATGATTTGCAAATCCTGGAAAACATGAATGGGCTCTATGTGGTGTACATTGAGCGTGTGGTCGGAAGGTTGGCAAGGGATGTGGCTCCTGCTGCACATCAGGGGAAGCTGGACCTAGAAGTTTTCTCCAAACTGCTGTGCTGA
- the LOC100191163 gene encoding protein MULTIPOLAR SPINDLE 1 isoform X1: MALPKPRPPTPTASAATGTSSSRIDSPSLKAALAMALIHYNRLPGKANATAGTSPPSLLHWKRKAKDRKREILRLREELKVLQDGVRGEEMEPPVASCRCHFFDGCRDLRPQQGGGGGEHWVDEVLRRRFLRLVRWKEKRRRVDRSLPSSSLIDFNSEDEMQQLSMSTDFLVELSDGIFAKSEAGHSFATFSHQAVDFILATLKNILSSEREKDLVGEIIDSLVTRLMKRMCTVPEKLVTSDSGSTGCSDAQFSVQHLFRKLGNDEFIGQRLLEFLISDYMKVWLCCEHINKRLFEECTRSILKARNDLQILENMNGLYVVYIERVVGRLARDVAPAAHQGKLDLEVFSKLLC; this comes from the exons ATGGCTCTTCCCAAACCCCGCCCGCCAACGCCGACGGCGTCAGCGGCCACGGGCACCTCCTCGTCGCGAATAGACTCGCCATCGCTAAAGGCCGCGCTCGCAATGGCTCTCATCCACTACAACCGCCTCCCTGGCAAAGCCAACGCCACCGCGGGCACATCACCCCCGTCTCTCCTCCACTGGAAGCGCAAG GCCAAGGACCGGAAGCGCGAAATCCTCCGCCTCCGCGAGGAGCTCAAGGTCCTCCAAG ATGGGGTGCGCGGGGAGGAGATGGAGCCCCCGGTTGCGTCGTGCCGGTGCCACTTCTTCGACGGGTGCCGGGACCTTCGACCGCAGCAGGGTGGCGGTGGTGGGGAGCACTGGGTTGACGAGGTGCTGAGGAGGAGGTTTCTCAGACTGG TGCGGTGGAAGGAGAAGCGACGGCGAGTGGATCGATCTCTTCCAAGTTCTAGTTTGATCG ATTTCAACAGTGAGGATGAGATGCAGCAGCTCAGCATGTCGACTGATTTCCTGGTGGAGCTATCAGACGGCATTTTTGCCAAA AGTGAAGCTGGCCACTCATTTGCTACATTTTCTCACCAAGCAGTAGATTTCATTTTGG CTACACTGAAGAACATTCTTTCATCGGAAAGGGAAAAAGACTTAGTTGGGGAGATAATCGATAGTTTAGTGACTCGTTTGATGAAAAGGATGTGCACTGTTCCTGAAAAGCTTGTCACATCAGATTCAG GATCAACTGGCTGCTCAGATGCCCAGTTCTCAGTGCAGCACTTATTCCGTAAGTTGGGAAATGATGAATTCATTGGTCAGCGG TTACTTGAGTTCCTCATATCTGATTACATGAAAGTTTGGCTATGCTGTGAGCATATTAACAAAA GACTTTTTGAAGAATGTACCAGATCTATTCTCAAGGCACGCAATGATTTGCAAATCCTGGAAAACATGAATGGGCTCTATGTGGTGTACATTGAGCGTGTGGTCGGAAGGTTGGCAAGGGATGTGGCTCCTGCTGCACATCAGGGGAAGCTGGACCTAGAAGTTTTCTCCAAACTGCTGTGCTGA